Proteins from a genomic interval of Anolis sagrei isolate rAnoSag1 chromosome 1, rAnoSag1.mat, whole genome shotgun sequence:
- the CCN2 gene encoding CCN family member 2 yields MWLFVWDSIQPIGEREAPPAYKKPPGCRLETQTQPEPLFASKQSTTSPRQVGSFAETDLRPATTLGKPSPLLQTQPLTAKMHLLPVALALLVALLSREASAQDCSGQCQCPSSPPECPPGVSLVLDGCGCCRVCAKQLGELCTEKDPCDPHKGLFCDFGAPANRKIGVCTAKDGAPCVFGGMVYRSGESFQSSCKYQCTCLDGAVGCVPLCSMDVRLPSPDCPYPRRVKLPGKCCEEWVCDEPKDKDQTAVGPALAAYRLEDTYGPDLSMMRANCLVQTTEWSACSKTCGMGISTRVTNDNAYCRLEKQSRLCMVRPCEADLEESIKKGKKCIRTPKISKPIKFELSGCTSVKTYRAKFCGVCTDGRCCTPHRTATLPVEFKCPDGEVMKKRMMFIKTCACHYNCPGDNDIFESVYYRKMYGDMA; encoded by the exons ATGTGGCTGTTTGTGTGGGACTCCATTCAGCCCATTGGCGAGCGGGAGGCGCCTCCAGCCTATAAAAAGCCGCCGGGCTGCCGGCTGGAGACTCAGACTCAACCAGAGCCGCTCTTCGCCTCCAAGCAGAGCACCACCAGCCCGAGACAAGTCGGATCCTTTGCCGAGACAGACCTTCGCCCCGCCACGACGCTTGGAAAACCCTCTCCCCTCTTGCAGACCCAACCCTTGACCGCGAAGATGCATCTCCTCCCCGTCGCCTTGGCTCTCCTCGTCGCCCTGCTCAGCCGG GAGGCGTCCGCTCAGGACTGCAGCGGGCAATGCCAGTGCCCCTCTTCGCCGCCCGAGTGCCCTCCCGGGGTCAGCCTGGTGCTGGACGGGTGCGGCTGCTGCCGGGTCTGCGCCAAGCAGCTGGGAGAGCTCTGCACCGAGAAAGACCCCTGCGACCCCCACAAGGGGCTCTTCTGCGACTTCGGCGCCCCCGCCAACCGCAAGATCGGAGTCTGCACCG CAAAGGATGGTGCCCCCTGTGTCTTTGGAGGCATGGTGTACCGGAGTGGGGAGTCCTTCCAAAGCAGCTGCAAATACCAGTGCACTTGCCTGGATGGGGCTGTGGGCTGCGTGCCCCTCTGCAGCATGGATGTCCGCCTGCCCAGCCCTGACTGCCCTTACCCACGAAGGGTGAAGCTCCCAGGGAAATGCTGCGAGGAATGGGTGTGTGATGAGCCCAAGGACAAAGACCAGACTGCAGTTGGACCTGCTCTTGCTG CTTACAGACTGGAAGATACCTATGGTCCTGACCTCTCCATGATGCGTGCCAACTGTCTGGTCCAGACCACCGAATGGAGCGCCTGCTCAAAGACCTGCGGGATGGGCATCTCCACCAGAGTCACCAACGACAATGCCTACTGCAGACTGGAGAAGCAGAGCAGGCTTTGTATGGTCAGACCCTGTGAAGCTGACCTGGAGGAGAGCATCAAG AAAGGCAAAAAGTGCATCCGTACTCCCAAGATCTCCAAGCCTATCAAATTTGAGCTGTCTGGCTGCACCAGCGTGAAGACGTACCGTGCCAAGTTCTGTGGCGTCTGCACTGATGGGCGTTGCTGCACCCCCCACAGAACAGCCACCCTCCCTGTGGAGTTCAAGTGCCCTGACGGTGAGGTCATGAAGAAGAGGATGATGTTTATCAAGACCTGTGCGTGCCACTACAACTGCCCTGGAGACAATGACATCTTTGAGTCTGTGTACTACCGGAAGATGTATGGAGACATGGCCTAA